The proteins below are encoded in one region of Planctomycetota bacterium:
- a CDS encoding N-acetylglucosamine-6-phosphate deacetylase has protein sequence MLPFDLQLNGYAGIDFAAADLAPASLRTAAAAVHDAGGGMALATVITDDLDILEARVARLAERLLADDVARATFPGIHVEGPFLRGDPGFVGAHPPQLTCDATPEAAARLVAAGRGLVRMVTLAPERDRNHATTRFLADRGILVAAGHCDPSRDDLAAAVRAGLRAFTHLGNACPHLLPRHDNIIQRVLACRGIAWITFIPDGIHIPPFALGNLIRAAGLDRAVAVTDATAAGGMGPGCFRLGALDVDVGEDGAAWMAGRTHLVGSTAGMGKVRAVLADDIGLSPAEVDRLSVENPRQAVAV, from the coding sequence ATGCTCCCCTTCGACCTCCAGCTCAATGGCTATGCCGGGATCGACTTCGCCGCGGCCGACCTCGCACCGGCGTCGCTGCGCACGGCGGCGGCGGCCGTCCATGACGCCGGCGGCGGCATGGCGCTGGCGACCGTGATCACCGACGACCTCGACATCCTCGAGGCCCGGGTCGCCCGGCTGGCCGAGCGCCTGCTTGCCGACGACGTCGCCCGCGCGACATTTCCGGGAATCCATGTCGAGGGGCCGTTTCTCCGCGGCGATCCCGGCTTCGTCGGCGCCCATCCGCCGCAGCTCACCTGCGACGCCACGCCCGAAGCCGCTGCCCGGCTCGTGGCCGCCGGCCGGGGCCTCGTCAGGATGGTCACGCTCGCTCCGGAACGCGACCGCAACCATGCCACGACGCGGTTTCTCGCCGACCGTGGGATCCTCGTCGCCGCCGGCCACTGCGACCCGTCGCGCGACGACCTGGCGGCGGCGGTCCGCGCGGGGCTGCGGGCGTTCACCCACCTCGGCAACGCCTGCCCGCATCTCCTCCCCCGGCACGACAACATCATCCAGCGCGTCCTCGCCTGCCGGGGCATCGCCTGGATCACGTTCATCCCCGACGGGATCCACATCCCACCCTTCGCCCTGGGAAACCTGATCCGCGCCGCCGGCCTCGACCGGGCGGTGGCCGTGACCGACGCCACGGCCGCAGGCGGCATGGGGCCGGGGTGCTTTCGGCTCGGGGCGCTCGACGTGGACGTCGGCGAGGATGGCGCCGCCTGGATGGCGGGGCGGACGCATCTGGTCGGTTCGACGGCGGGCATGGGCAAGGTCCGCGCCGTCCTGGCCGACGACATCGGCCTGTCGCCCGCGGAGGTCGATCGGCT